From one Spiroplasma endosymbiont of Lasioglossum villosulum genomic stretch:
- the era gene encoding GTPase Era translates to MNNNFKSGFVSFIGRSNVGKSTLLNTILQEKKAIVSNKPQTTRNQIQGIYNSDDMQIIFFDTPGIHKHNNQLGRMMNRDANRATKETNIICLLAPCNEYIGNSDKHIIKLLSERVNTTILLLLTKVDLVTKEKLMDKINEWKDLLPFKEIIPISAIKEMNLDILLKKLYEYLPIGEKNHLIENNDDVSDNTLIKEIIREKILNLTEEEIPYSVAVLIESINYNPNTNITDINAVIVVERDSQKGIIIGKGGSMIKEIGIRARTDLESIFDSHIILKTFVKVIPDWRNNPRKLKELGYS, encoded by the coding sequence ATGAATAATAATTTTAAATCAGGTTTTGTTAGTTTTATTGGTAGAAGTAATGTTGGAAAATCAACTTTATTAAATACCATTCTTCAAGAAAAAAAGGCAATTGTGTCTAATAAACCACAAACAACCAGAAATCAAATTCAAGGTATTTATAATAGTGATGATATGCAAATCATATTTTTTGATACTCCCGGCATTCATAAACATAATAACCAACTTGGACGAATGATGAATCGCGATGCTAACCGCGCCACTAAAGAAACTAACATTATTTGTTTATTAGCGCCATGTAATGAATACATTGGAAATAGCGATAAACATATTATTAAATTATTATCAGAAAGGGTAAATACAACTATTCTACTTTTATTAACTAAGGTTGATTTAGTAACAAAAGAAAAATTAATGGATAAAATTAATGAGTGAAAAGATTTATTACCATTTAAAGAAATAATTCCAATTTCTGCTATAAAAGAAATGAATTTAGATATATTATTGAAAAAACTATATGAGTATTTACCAATTGGTGAAAAGAATCATTTAATCGAAAATAACGATGATGTTTCAGATAATACTTTAATTAAGGAAATTATTCGTGAAAAAATTTTAAATTTAACAGAAGAAGAAATTCCTTATAGTGTAGCAGTATTAATTGAAAGTATTAATTATAATCCAAATACTAATATTACTGATATTAATGCTGTTATTGTTGTTGAACGAGACTCACAAAAAGGAATTATTATTGGTAAAGGAGGTAGTATGATTAAAGAAATTGGAATAAGAGCTAGAACAGATTTAGAAAGTATTTTTGATTCTCATATTATATTAAAAACTTTTGTAAAAGTAATACCTGATTGAAGAAATAATCCTAGAAAATTAAAAGAGTTAGGTTATAGTTAA
- the recO gene encoding DNA repair protein RecO, translating into MFNIDTGLILNINYIKSINNVTILTSNYGVKIVSLPEIKINLNKYSLLDCWIFIFNQNYDCSNLCITYKKIKSFNSFINEKSYQLIKSFNKIVINYLEKISINNKNIFSFLFNLYEQLMINSNFKKVYVFFLFHSLIFQGIQFNFTNCINCNQITNLYLINYDLGGVFCKNCSLKLAIINFDIVLFKKIYQLYLLNYQDINKWKVEKEELNKILNILENHCQKYNNKLIIT; encoded by the coding sequence ATGTTTAATATTGATACTGGTTTGATTTTAAACATTAACTACATTAAATCAATAAATAATGTTACTATTTTAACATCAAATTATGGTGTTAAAATAGTTTCTTTACCAGAAATAAAAATCAATTTAAATAAATATAGTCTTTTAGATTGTTGAATTTTTATTTTTAATCAAAATTATGATTGTTCAAACTTATGTATAACATATAAAAAAATAAAAAGTTTTAATAGTTTTATAAATGAAAAAAGTTATCAATTGATTAAGAGTTTTAACAAGATAGTTATTAATTATTTAGAAAAAATTAGTATTAATAATAAAAATATCTTTTCTTTTTTATTTAATTTATATGAACAGTTAATGATAAATAGTAATTTTAAGAAAGTTTATGTTTTTTTCTTATTTCATAGTTTAATATTTCAAGGAATTCAGTTTAACTTTACTAATTGTATTAATTGTAATCAAATAACTAATTTGTATTTAATTAATTATGATTTGGGTGGTGTTTTTTGTAAAAATTGTTCTTTAAAATTAGCTATAATTAATTTTGACATTGTTTTGTTTAAAAAAATATATCAACTTTATTTATTAAATTATCAAGATATTAATAAATGAAAAGTTGAAAAAGAAGAACTTAATAAAATTCTTAATATTTTAGAAAACCACTGTCAAAAATATAATAATAAATTAATAATTACATAA
- a CDS encoding glycine--tRNA ligase — MINKIINDKSMKEIITHLKENGFIFQGSEIYSGLANSWDYGPLGVALKNNIKKSWWVFFVEKNPYNVGLDSSIIMKSKVWEASGHLSNFSDPLIDCKKCKSRFRVDNLINHYFPSINCDNWSNEKLETYINQNHIKCIKCNNEDWTKVRQFQLMFETYQGVLKEDKNKIYLRPETAQGIFINFNNVRNSCNKKVPFGIGQIGKSFRNEITPGNFIFRTREFEQMELEFFFIPKDKNDNTWFNYWVDQCKEFLSLVGLLNSKNIKFKNHEQNQLAHYALATTDIEYNFPFGMSELCGIANRGNYDLTKHSENSGINFEIQDPNVTVKRMVIPSVIEPSIGVERLLLALVCEAFTKEVLKDDKERLVLKLNKSICPYQVAVMSLNKTKLGKEAYEIFEMLNKTQLRVIYEASSSVGKSYRYQDGIGTMYCVTIDYDTKTKGTVTIRDRDTTNQVIVKVDQLKEYLYDKLDIIC, encoded by the coding sequence ATGATTAATAAAATTATCAATGATAAGTCAATGAAGGAAATAATTACTCATTTAAAAGAAAATGGTTTTATTTTTCAAGGATCAGAAATTTATTCAGGTCTTGCTAATAGTTGAGATTATGGTCCGCTTGGTGTAGCACTTAAAAATAATATTAAGAAAAGTTGATGAGTTTTTTTTGTCGAAAAAAATCCATACAATGTTGGGCTAGATAGTTCAATTATTATGAAATCTAAAGTTTGAGAAGCTTCAGGGCATTTGAGTAATTTTAGTGATCCATTAATTGATTGTAAAAAATGTAAGTCTCGCTTTCGAGTTGATAATTTAATTAATCATTATTTTCCTAGTATTAATTGTGATAATTGAAGTAATGAAAAATTAGAAACATATATTAATCAAAATCATATTAAATGTATTAAATGCAATAATGAAGATTGAACTAAAGTTAGACAATTTCAATTAATGTTTGAAACATATCAAGGTGTTTTAAAAGAAGATAAAAATAAAATTTATTTAAGACCTGAGACCGCACAAGGAATATTTATAAATTTTAATAATGTAAGAAATAGTTGTAATAAAAAAGTACCATTTGGTATTGGTCAAATTGGTAAAAGCTTTAGAAATGAGATAACTCCTGGTAATTTTATTTTTCGTACTAGAGAATTTGAACAAATGGAATTAGAATTTTTCTTTATTCCAAAGGATAAAAATGATAATACTTGATTTAATTATTGAGTTGATCAATGTAAAGAATTTCTCTCTCTAGTAGGTTTATTGAACTCAAAAAATATAAAATTTAAAAATCATGAACAAAATCAACTAGCACATTATGCATTAGCAACTACTGATATTGAATATAATTTTCCTTTTGGTATGAGTGAATTATGTGGTATAGCTAATCGTGGGAATTATGATTTAACAAAACATAGTGAGAATTCTGGTATAAATTTTGAGATTCAAGATCCTAATGTTACAGTAAAAAGAATGGTTATTCCTTCAGTTATTGAACCTTCAATTGGTGTTGAAAGGCTTTTATTAGCTTTAGTTTGTGAAGCATTTACAAAAGAAGTTTTAAAAGACGATAAAGAACGGTTAGTGTTAAAATTAAATAAGAGTATTTGCCCTTATCAAGTAGCTGTTATGTCTTTAAATAAAACAAAATTAGGTAAAGAGGCATATGAAATTTTTGAAATGTTAAATAAAACACAATTAAGAGTAATTTATGAAGCATCATCAAGTGTTGGTAAATCTTATCGTTATCAAGATGGTATTGGTACTATGTATTGTGTAACAATTGATTATGACACAAAAACTAAAGGTACTGTTACAATTAGAGATCGTGATACTACAAATCAAGTTATAGTTAAAGTTGATCAACTTAAAGAATATTTATATGACAAATTAGACATTATTTGTTAG
- the dnaG gene encoding DNA primase, whose product MDIEFNKKINEVKAKINIVEVMGKYLNLIRKGNNFWAICPFHEDSTPSLSISQEKQIYKCFSCGEQGNVFIFLQKYKNINFINALKEAADNVNLNLKEFDINLSEFNVETKKNPLKILNNIAMNFFSYQLLTDIGQEAMKYLQNRNITTENIKYFNIGYAPINNELIDYLNAQGYKDNIEFVKLGLMKINNKDQLLPTFSNRIMFAIKDEDGDCVGFSARNYNREDKSYKYINSPETDFFKKSKILYNFNNVRNYIKKNEVIYLTEGFMDVIALNNQNIKNVVALMGTNLTKEHILLLKKITTNIIIFLDGDLPGKIASLKIASVLLSNNFKVQIINNDTKFDPDELINKFPQKFYEIIKKTIHPFEFAINLSLTKYNIKKDSYELNEFLKSLVPIWTKINDVITQKFYLNMLAKITNLSTEDLIQILNIDNNLVTTTFSIKNKSKIEVKNIFFEAQEQLIFLVMLSRNVYLILEKEKIIFPNQDFMNLYFLISQKYQNNQIEAINFDLILEELKGNSLLNILEKLLDKYKNKKFDLKPQIINDYLKIINNQLIDYEIKMINDKLKSEKNIEKQILLLKEISVLKNKIKKK is encoded by the coding sequence ATGGATATCGAGTTTAATAAAAAAATTAATGAAGTTAAAGCAAAAATTAATATTGTCGAAGTTATGGGTAAATATTTAAATTTGATCCGTAAAGGCAATAATTTTTGAGCTATCTGTCCTTTTCATGAAGACTCTACTCCTTCATTATCAATTTCACAAGAAAAACAAATTTATAAATGTTTTTCTTGTGGTGAACAAGGAAATGTTTTTATTTTTTTACAAAAATATAAAAATATTAATTTTATTAATGCTCTTAAAGAAGCAGCAGATAATGTTAATTTAAATTTAAAAGAGTTTGATATTAATTTATCTGAATTTAATGTTGAAACTAAAAAAAATCCACTAAAAATTTTAAATAATATTGCAATGAATTTTTTTAGTTATCAGTTACTAACTGATATTGGTCAAGAAGCAATGAAATATTTACAAAATCGTAATATTACTACTGAAAATATTAAATATTTTAATATTGGTTATGCACCTATTAATAATGAATTAATAGATTATCTTAATGCACAAGGTTATAAAGATAATATTGAATTTGTAAAATTAGGACTTATGAAAATTAATAATAAGGATCAACTTCTTCCTACCTTTTCAAATCGAATTATGTTTGCTATTAAAGATGAAGATGGAGACTGTGTTGGTTTTTCTGCAAGAAATTATAATAGAGAAGATAAAAGTTATAAATATATTAATAGTCCAGAAACAGATTTTTTTAAGAAAAGTAAAATTTTATATAACTTTAATAATGTTAGAAATTATATTAAAAAAAATGAAGTTATTTATTTGACTGAAGGTTTTATGGATGTTATTGCTCTAAATAATCAAAATATTAAAAATGTTGTTGCTTTAATGGGAACAAATTTAACAAAAGAACATATTTTACTTTTAAAAAAAATTACTACTAATATTATTATTTTTTTAGATGGTGATTTACCAGGAAAAATAGCATCTTTAAAAATAGCTAGTGTTTTATTATCAAATAATTTTAAAGTACAAATTATCAATAATGATACTAAATTTGATCCTGATGAATTAATAAATAAATTTCCTCAAAAATTTTATGAAATAATAAAAAAAACTATTCATCCTTTTGAATTTGCAATTAATTTATCATTAACTAAATATAACATTAAAAAAGATAGTTATGAACTTAATGAATTTTTAAAATCATTAGTTCCAATTTGAACAAAAATCAATGATGTTATTACTCAAAAGTTTTATTTAAATATGTTAGCAAAAATAACTAATTTATCCACTGAAGACTTAATACAAATTTTAAATATTGATAATAATTTAGTAACTACAACTTTTAGTATCAAAAATAAATCTAAAATAGAAGTAAAAAATATTTTTTTTGAAGCACAAGAACAACTTATTTTTTTAGTAATGTTATCAAGAAATGTTTATTTAATTTTAGAAAAAGAAAAAATTATTTTTCCAAATCAAGATTTTATGAATTTATACTTTTTAATTAGTCAAAAATATCAAAATAATCAAATAGAAGCAATTAATTTTGATTTAATTTTAGAAGAACTTAAAGGTAATTCACTTTTAAATATTTTAGAAAAACTTCTTGATAAGTATAAAAATAAAAAGTTTGATTTAAAACCTCAAATTATTAATGATTACTTAAAAATTATTAATAATCAACTAATTGATTATGAAATAAAAATGATCAATGATAAATTGAAATCTGAAAAAAATATTGAAAAACAAATATTGTTATTAAAAGAAATATCAGTATTAAAAAATAAAATAAAGAAAAAATAA
- a CDS encoding sigma-70 family RNA polymerase sigma factor, protein MAAIQQKTKLKKLLTLEEVESNLIKKLEKSQAKELKQEDVIKEFAHLKLDDDTIEEIFDRLEKEGVVFTDILMDEVEDDANFPDIDDEQLPDDLDIDILVSDLSFKNTMGISNDTRRKDGIKSYFNILGTSQILSQGEEIKYAKMLESKDVEERTYGREQLIKSNLKLVVSVARKHLNRGLDFADLIEEGNIGLIKAVDKFDYRRGFKFSTYATWWIRQSITRSLADQGKMVRVPVHMVERINKLTRIERNLTQELGRDPTHEEIANKMGQNMTADRVREIKKLAIEPVSLEKPIGEEDDTHFGDFIKDKNMLSPDEYAERHWLREQLDRVFAEVLTKREEKVIRMRFGILPTKLRRLLELCEDEKEITELKTVVNNLQLHYDTSLDKTELLSDKVVHRHITKYDSPKTLEEVGKEFIVTRERIRQIEAKAIRKLKHPSKSKHIKEFYKG, encoded by the coding sequence ATGGCTGCTATACAACAAAAAACGAAATTGAAAAAACTTTTAACTTTAGAGGAAGTAGAAAGTAATTTAATTAAAAAATTAGAAAAGAGTCAAGCAAAAGAATTAAAACAAGAAGATGTCATTAAAGAGTTTGCACATTTAAAATTAGATGATGATACGATTGAGGAAATTTTTGATCGGTTAGAAAAAGAAGGAGTAGTCTTTACTGATATTTTGATGGATGAAGTTGAAGATGATGCTAATTTTCCCGATATTGATGATGAACAATTACCTGATGATTTAGATATTGATATTTTAGTTAGTGATTTGAGTTTTAAAAATACAATGGGGATCTCTAATGATACAAGAAGAAAAGATGGAATTAAGTCTTATTTTAATATTTTGGGAACAAGTCAAATATTGAGTCAAGGTGAGGAAATTAAATATGCTAAAATGTTAGAATCAAAAGATGTTGAGGAAAGAACATATGGTCGTGAGCAATTAATTAAATCAAATTTAAAATTAGTAGTTTCTGTTGCTAGAAAACATTTAAATCGTGGTTTAGATTTTGCTGATTTAATTGAAGAAGGTAATATTGGTCTTATTAAAGCAGTTGATAAATTTGATTATCGCCGTGGTTTTAAATTTTCAACTTATGCTACTTGATGAATTAGACAATCAATTACACGAAGTTTAGCTGATCAAGGTAAAATGGTTCGTGTACCTGTTCATATGGTTGAAAGAATTAATAAGTTAACAAGAATTGAAAGAAACTTAACACAAGAATTAGGTCGTGATCCTACTCATGAGGAAATTGCCAATAAAATGGGACAAAACATGACAGCCGATCGTGTTCGTGAAATTAAAAAACTTGCTATTGAACCAGTATCTTTAGAAAAACCAATTGGTGAAGAAGATGATACACATTTTGGTGATTTTATTAAAGATAAAAATATGCTATCTCCCGATGAATATGCTGAAAGACATTGATTAAGAGAACAATTGGATCGTGTTTTTGCTGAAGTATTAACAAAACGAGAAGAAAAAGTTATTAGAATGCGTTTTGGAATTTTACCAACAAAATTAAGAAGATTATTAGAACTTTGTGAAGATGAAAAAGAAATTACTGAATTAAAAACAGTAGTTAATAATTTACAGTTACACTATGATACTAGTTTAGATAAAACAGAATTGTTAAGTGATAAGGTTGTTCATCGTCATATTACTAAGTACGATTCTCCAAAAACTCTAGAAGAAGTTGGTAAAGAATTTATTGTTACAAGAGAAAGAATTAGACAAATAGAAGCAAAGGCAATTAGAAAATTAAAACATCCGTCTAAATCTAAACATATTAAAGAATTTTATAAAGGATAA
- a CDS encoding Nif3-like dinuclear metal center hexameric protein, whose protein sequence is MLTINNIINVLETYFPLKDVCEWDFSGIQIKSKTKTNINKILVCLDVTNEVLTEAINNNIDLIISHHPLVFAKDINQSNISNWKKELYSKILIADINVYSLHTNFDISLVGMNMLMAKELRIKNIHFINEEKLAIVGKFDRQMPLKELINNLKKYFNVANIQLVNNKLSDNNIVTVALSAGAGGDIISNLSSNIDLLITGEMKWNYIMEAKDRKINVILVGHYMEQKFVDFLFQLLIEKLSTKVKVFKYNLENPITFF, encoded by the coding sequence ATGTTAACTATCAATAATATAATTAATGTTTTAGAAACATATTTTCCTTTAAAAGATGTTTGTGAATGAGATTTTTCAGGAATACAAATTAAATCAAAAACAAAAACCAATATTAATAAAATTTTAGTTTGTTTAGATGTTACTAATGAAGTTTTAACTGAGGCCATTAATAATAATATTGATTTAATAATTTCTCATCATCCATTAGTTTTTGCTAAAGATATTAATCAATCTAATATTTCAAATTGAAAAAAAGAATTATATAGTAAAATACTAATAGCAGATATTAATGTATATTCATTACATACTAATTTTGATATATCATTAGTAGGTATGAATATGTTGATGGCTAAAGAATTAAGAATTAAAAATATTCATTTTATTAATGAAGAAAAGTTGGCAATAGTTGGTAAATTTGATAGACAAATGCCATTAAAAGAATTGATTAATAACTTAAAAAAATATTTTAATGTTGCAAACATACAATTGGTTAATAATAAATTGAGTGATAACAATATAGTGACTGTTGCTTTATCTGCTGGTGCTGGTGGTGATATTATTAGTAATTTATCTAGCAATATTGATTTATTAATTACTGGAGAAATGAAATGAAACTATATTATGGAAGCTAAAGATAGAAAAATTAATGTTATTTTGGTTGGTCATTATATGGAACAAAAATTTGTTGATTTTCTTTTTCAATTACTTATTGAAAAATTATCAACAAAAGTTAAAGTTTTTAAATATAATTTAGAAAATCCTATTACTTTTTTTTAA
- a CDS encoding JAB domain-containing protein produces the protein MGAVLAGIAIPVIKNLWNSVSGSIKLPGGIESQKKYFKIIIPEDVFNLVNAYYQNLTQEHFYLLLLNNQNKLIHQNLLYKGTNDTMKIDVKDMLHLTLIHKSSKVICIHNHPSGNSEPSLSDLYIIEEIKKNFQVFNITLVDHIIIGKGNYFSINLNKKYYKLK, from the coding sequence ATGGGTGCCGTGTTAGCGGGGATAGCAATTCCTGTTATTAAAAATTTATGAAATAGTGTTTCAGGAAGTATTAAGTTACCAGGTGGTATTGAAAGTCAAAAAAAATATTTTAAAATTATTATTCCCGAAGATGTTTTTAATTTAGTTAATGCATATTATCAAAATTTAACGCAAGAACATTTTTATTTATTATTATTAAATAATCAAAATAAATTAATTCATCAAAATTTATTATATAAGGGTACTAATGATACTATGAAAATTGATGTTAAAGATATGTTGCATCTGACACTTATTCATAAATCAAGTAAAGTAATTTGTATTCATAATCATCCTAGTGGTAATAGTGAACCCTCACTATCTGATTTATATATCATCGAAGAAATTAAAAAAAATTTTCAGGTTTTTAATATTACCTTAGTTGATCATATTATTATTGGCAAAGGTAATTATTTTAGTATAAATTTAAATAAAAAATATTATAAGCTTAAATAA
- a CDS encoding LemA family protein, which produces MSTIKPSNESFTAQPSLFGKIMVYLSFVLIFPIILFIVSRNNFLRLQQSIEETASDIDVQLKRRFDLLTKLVDATKDYMKFEKSTLTDVVSLRSGKMETMSDLSKADSALNAAFGKFNALLENYPDLKANTTVLQLQSGAKDCEDNIAAARRFYNANVKVFNSKIKTFPSNVVASTLNLVSKDYFLASDSDRQDIKIDL; this is translated from the coding sequence ATGTCAACAATTAAACCTAGCAATGAATCATTTACTGCCCAACCGTCACTATTTGGAAAAATTATGGTTTATTTATCTTTTGTTTTAATATTTCCAATAATTTTATTTATTGTTTCTCGTAATAATTTTCTAAGATTACAACAATCAATTGAAGAAACTGCTTCTGATATTGATGTACAATTAAAGCGTCGTTTTGATTTATTAACAAAATTAGTAGATGCTACTAAAGATTATATGAAATTTGAAAAAAGTACATTAACAGATGTTGTATCTTTACGAAGTGGAAAAATGGAAACAATGAGTGATCTTTCAAAAGCAGATAGTGCACTTAATGCAGCTTTTGGAAAATTTAATGCTTTATTAGAAAATTATCCTGATTTAAAAGCAAATACTACTGTTTTACAATTACAATCAGGTGCCAAAGATTGTGAAGATAATATTGCTGCTGCTAGAAGATTTTATAATGCTAATGTTAAAGTGTTCAATAGTAAAATTAAAACCTTTCCAAGTAATGTTGTAGCATCAACATTAAATTTAGTTTCAAAAGATTACTTTCTTGCATCAGATAGCGATCGTCAAGATATTAAAATTGACTTATAA
- a CDS encoding ABC transporter ATP-binding protein, whose protein sequence is MLKNFKNVVKEKVFHIFNTDYVVNNNHEYSEYAIGIGNLTKSFKKFVAVDNATISVPKGTIHGFIGPNGSGKTTTIKCLVSAMLVTKGDLLIYGKNAWSVAAKKHIGYIPEAAKFPRRVSTYEYLVSMDEISGLTHKEAKVKTEEVLKNLDLWKFKKRSPNEYSSGMKKKVLLAQSLLNNPDVLILDEPAANLDPTARTELFNDLRKLRKQGKTIFISSHILSELQNLADEITILNYSKVVYRGQINHSETKYEISCNDKLQIALEEDQFSVEKTGKTLLITINCQEDINKILKIALDNNVNINLLKPYIVDLQTMYERIVMEANQKKKGE, encoded by the coding sequence ATGTTAAAAAATTTTAAAAATGTCGTTAAAGAAAAAGTTTTTCATATTTTTAATACTGATTATGTTGTTAATAATAATCATGAGTATTCTGAATATGCTATTGGAATTGGAAATTTAACAAAAAGCTTTAAAAAATTTGTTGCAGTAGATAATGCCACAATTAGTGTTCCAAAAGGAACTATTCATGGTTTTATTGGACCAAATGGTTCGGGTAAAACAACTACTATCAAGTGTTTAGTGAGTGCAATGTTAGTAACTAAAGGTGATTTACTTATTTATGGAAAAAATGCTTGAAGTGTTGCTGCCAAGAAACATATTGGTTACATTCCTGAAGCAGCAAAATTTCCACGAAGAGTTAGTACTTATGAATATTTAGTTTCAATGGATGAAATTAGTGGTTTAACTCATAAAGAAGCAAAAGTTAAAACTGAAGAAGTTTTAAAAAACTTGGATTTATGAAAATTTAAAAAACGTAGTCCTAATGAATATTCTTCAGGCATGAAAAAAAAGGTGTTATTAGCACAATCATTATTAAATAATCCAGATGTTTTAATTTTAGATGAACCAGCTGCTAATTTAGATCCAACAGCTAGAACCGAATTATTTAATGATTTAAGAAAATTACGTAAACAAGGTAAAACCATATTTATTTCATCACATATCTTGTCAGAATTACAAAATTTAGCTGATGAAATAACAATATTGAATTATAGTAAAGTAGTTTATCGTGGTCAAATTAATCATAGTGAAACTAAATATGAAATTAGTTGCAATGATAAATTACAAATTGCTTTAGAAGAAGATCAATTTTCTGTAGAAAAAACAGGTAAAACTTTATTAATAACTATTAATTGTCAAGAAGACATTAATAAAATTTTAAAAATTGCTTTAGATAACAATGTTAATATCAATTTATTAAAGCCATATATTGTTGATTTGCAAACAATGTATGAACGTATTGTTATGGAAGCAAATCAAAAGAAGAAAGGAGAATAA
- a CDS encoding ABC transporter permease subunit, with protein sequence MPIFRYTFKKILVSPSTWIVFILTVIILGLNWGLNASGIINNDSNTSWTSELVKLFYLSSWKGIAFSGFIGLMLLIFIGIKSVQIFRDEIEDGTLLILVSKPISRNRIWFEKWLSFQTIVISYIFLSIFLASIILMLPGIGDTTLFVTLLPYLFILFGIALIFDLIFTSTALLISLVLNAKATIAITIMFAALSSIFASGIDGMIRISKDYFALSQAVAVYHQIENKVSSNDLNWFKSEQTNNSYINEIEKIMKKVYQNSISDIDYPNNYSPEREQLVMNEIVNGLIKKPYTNDDISLIKHIINISNVFRQWKEQSYQEIMTGVGVGKNHINPNSLIKPGDNGVNYTVENVFTSLNKKFTKQEINDFNSKISQKRISRYFNIFYQWSYLFNGIINEQTSLYVNPSIFQSIDDPYLISFNEVNGQVDSNSGNHKIINFPVLISIYVILGLGLLAGSWYLFNRRDFT encoded by the coding sequence ATGCCAATATTTCGTTATACTTTTAAAAAAATTTTAGTTTCTCCATCAACATGAATAGTTTTTATTTTAACAGTAATCATTTTAGGACTTAATTGAGGTCTTAATGCTTCAGGTATTATTAATAATGATTCAAATACTAGTTGAACTAGTGAGTTAGTAAAATTATTTTATTTATCATCTTGAAAAGGAATAGCTTTTTCTGGTTTTATAGGTTTGATGTTACTTATTTTTATTGGTATTAAATCTGTTCAAATCTTTCGTGATGAAATTGAAGATGGAACATTATTAATATTAGTATCGAAACCAATTAGTCGTAATCGAATTTGATTTGAAAAATGATTATCCTTTCAAACAATTGTAATTTCATATATATTTTTATCAATATTTCTTGCAAGTATTATATTAATGTTGCCTGGTATTGGTGATACAACATTGTTTGTGACATTATTGCCATATTTATTTATTTTATTTGGTATTGCTTTAATTTTTGATTTAATTTTTACTTCAACAGCATTATTAATTTCTTTAGTTTTAAATGCAAAAGCAACAATTGCTATTACAATAATGTTTGCTGCTTTAAGTAGTATTTTTGCTTCAGGAATTGATGGTATGATTAGAATTTCAAAAGATTATTTTGCTCTTTCACAAGCAGTTGCTGTTTATCATCAAATAGAAAATAAAGTTAGTTCTAATGATTTAAATTGATTTAAAAGTGAACAAACAAATAATTCTTATATAAATGAAATAGAAAAGATAATGAAGAAAGTTTATCAAAATAGTATTAGTGATATTGATTATCCTAATAACTATAGTCCAGAAAGAGAACAGTTAGTTATGAATGAGATAGTTAATGGTTTAATTAAAAAACCTTATACTAATGATGATATTAGTTTAATTAAACATATCATTAATATTTCTAATGTTTTTCGTCAATGAAAAGAACAGAGTTATCAAGAAATAATGACCGGAGTTGGTGTTGGTAAAAATCATATTAATCCAAATTCACTAATTAAACCAGGGGATAACGGTGTTAATTATACAGTTGAAAATGTTTTTACCTCATTAAATAAAAAATTTACTAAACAAGAAATTAATGATTTTAATAGTAAAATAAGTCAAAAGAGAATTAGTCGTTATTTTAATATTTTTTATCAATGATCTTATTTATTTAATGGTATTATTAATGAACAAACATCATTATATGTTAATCCATCTATATTTCAATCAATTGATGATCCATATCTTATTTCCTTTAATGAAGTTAATGGTCAAGTTGATAGTAATTCAGGAAATCATAAAATTATTAATTTTCCGGTTTTAATATCAATATATGTTATATTGGGTTTAGGATTATTAGCAGGTAGTTGATACTTATTCAATCGTAGAGATTTTACTTAA